Proteins co-encoded in one Perca flavescens isolate YP-PL-M2 chromosome 11, PFLA_1.0, whole genome shotgun sequence genomic window:
- the LOC114564703 gene encoding uncharacterized protein LOC114564703 — protein MHIKTERQVILIGARQVVGGVRLPAGQRLPPLRSYMDDITCLLRTAPCTSRLLKRLDELITWARMKFKSQKSRSLSLRKGERTDTFTISGEDIPRIVDQPIRSLGRLYTSGLSDKDMGKIILRQLSEGLSKIDASQLPGKYKVWCYHFTLYPRVMWPLKLCEVTSSAVSRMAKANSFIRRWLGLPRCFSAAGLYGWNSLQLPLKSITLGYKQEKERLVMELRDSSDRAVVDANARVETGRKWRAKEEVQKVMGRLKHQQVVGMVQTRMERSTHPMVKGKQEGEEGSCCRRGHQD, from the coding sequence AAGGCAGGTGGTGGGTGGGGTCCGGCTGCCTGCAGGCCAGAGGCTCCCGCCCCTAAGGAGCTATATGGACGACATCACCTGCCTGCTACGAACTGCCCCATGCACATCTAGGCTGCTCAAGAGGCTGGATGAGCTTATCACCTGGGCCAGGATGAAGTTCAAGTCACAAAAGTCAAGGAGCCTCTCATTGCGAAAGGGAGAGAGAACTGACACCTTCACAATCAGTGGGGAAGACATCCCCCGCATCGTGGATCAGCCCATCCGAAGCCTGGGAAGACTTTATACATCTGGTCTCTCCGACAAGGATATGGGGAAAATCATCCTCCGACAGCTTTCAGAAGGCCTGTCCAAGATCGACGCAAGCCAGCTACCTGGAAAGTATAAGGTGTGGTGTTATCATTTCACCTTGTACCCAAGGGTGATGTGGCCTCTGAAGCTGTGCGAAGTCACCTCATCAGCCGTAAGCCGAATGGCAAAAGCCAACTCCTTCATCCGCAGATGGCTCGGCCTACCACGGTGCTTCTCAGCTGCTGGCCTGTATGGATGGAATTCACTCCAGCTACCCCTGAAATCCATCACCTTGGGCTACAAGCAGGAGAAGGAAAGGCTGGTGATGGAGTTAAGGGACTCCTCCGACAGGGCTGTGGTTGATGCAAACGCCAGAGTTGAGACTGGAAGGAAGTGGAGGGCCAAGGAGGAGGTGCAGAAAGTGATGGGAAGACTGAAACATCAACAAGTTGTGGGCATGGTACAGACACGGATGGAACGATCCACCCATCCTATGGTCAAAGGcaagcaggaaggagaggaaggat